One window of the Cryptococcus gattii WM276 chromosome E, complete sequence genome contains the following:
- a CDS encoding Hypothetical protein (Similar to SGTC gene model, INSD accession EAL20571.1; CNBE4910) yields MTASYTPIAIQHVNLAIPKGTLELAQEFYGDVIGFKNDQVPQLQRDTLLWFRVGDGPQQIHVSFEKGHSEAGPALSGPSPISSRHPCFSLPSQEALSALQERIYEHHTKGVPASAQECDKPGGENSGSKGVEFPTRFFARDFAGNRLEFSV; encoded by the exons ATGACCGCTTCTTACACACCCATCGCTATCCAACACGTCAACCTTGCCATCCCTAAAGGCACGCTTGAGCTAGCTCAAGAGTTTTACGGTGATGTGATTGGGTTTAAGAATGACCAAGTGCCCCAACTCCAGAGGGACACACTCTTATG GTTTAGAGTTGGTGACGGGCCGCAGCAG ATTCATGTCTCTTTCGAAAAAGGACATAGCGAAGCAGGCCCTGCCCTCTCTGGCCCCTCGCCAATCTCTAGCCGACACCCTTGTTTCTCCCTTCCATCCCAGGAAGCCCTCTCGGCTCTTCAAGAACGCATCTACGAGCATCATACTAAAGGGGTACCAGCCTCTGCACAAGAATGTGATAAACCAGGCGGTGAGAACTCTGGATCAAAA GGTGTCGAATTCCCAACTCGGTTCTTCGCTAGAGACTTTGCTGGTAACAGGCTGGAATTCTCCGTATAG
- a CDS encoding uncharacterized protein (Similar to TIGR gene model, INSD accession AAW43702.1) translates to MFDHKVKPLWTPTDPTTTQTHLFLSHINKVHSLSLTTYAELWEWSCAHRSDFWSALWDWEHIIGDKKVKENGKVVDEDKTPQENPLWFTDSSLNWAENQLRHAKSRPDDIAIIQVSEPCVSYIPPIKHITQAELYSLVGKAQRSLRAAGVGKGDRVAFWGGNCLEAVVTVLATSSIGGIFSSAAADFGIDGVVERLEQIQPKVLVVTNGVIYAGTPRPLLPRVAPLLDILKNPPSVVVSVDHLPEELVPTFAEVKEKLVRWDDWLDQEDGEVNFLRMGFNEPIWILFSSGTTGKPKAIVHRQGGMLLDSLREHHLAGDISSSDIFFYYTTPGWMMFQYLISGLATGATIVLYEGSPLKPPSYLWSLIDELGITVFGTSAKWIEQVEKHYPEVGKNHDLKTLKQILSTGSPLPGGLFDFIYEKVKKDVLVGSVTGGTDICSVFAGRNTCLPVFRGEIQSRMLGFALDTDSNSDHPGELICHKAFPIEPLGFWPLPGYGFEDAQVEEAKKRFKDSYFKGDKGIWYHGDYVQITPSRLGNGGGLIMLGRSDGVLNPGGIRFGPTDIYSVLENPTFAKEGVEETLVVGLMCDGGADEKVVLFVKMREDKKLDQDLLTTIKTSIRMARSARHVPAKIIQVSDIPVTLTGKRVEVPIRKVINGAPINSINPSTLRNPECLEEYAQMGKKMREEEGMGAGTFAQC, encoded by the exons ATGTTCGACCATAAAGTGAAGCCTCTCTGGACCCCAACCGACCCCACAACGACCCAAACCCATCTGTTCCTCTCGCACATCAATAAGGTACATTCCCTCTCACTCACCACCTACGCCGAGTTGTGGGAGTGGTCATGTGCCCACCGCTCAGACTTTTGGTCTGCCCTTTGGGACTGGGAACACATTATCGGAGACAAGAAGGTGAAAGAGAATGGCAAAGTGGTAGACGAAGACAAGACGCCTCAGGAGAACCCTCTCTGGTTCACCGACTCATCTCTCAATTGGGCTGAAAACCAACTTCGGCACGCCAAATCTCGACCTGATGATATAGCCATAATTCAAGTATCCGAACCATGCGTATCTTATATCCCTCCTATCAAACATATCACCCAAGCCGAACTTTACTCCCTCGTCGGAAAAGCGCAGCGATCCCTCCGAGCAGCTGGCGTGGGCAAAGGGGATAGGGTCGCATTCTGGGGTGGAAACTGCCTTGAAGCGGTCGTCACCGTATTAGCCACCTCATCCATTGGCGGGATCTTCTCGTCGGCAGCAGCGGATTTTGGCATTGACGGTGTTGTCGAGCGTCTCGAGCAGATCCAACCCAAAGTACTGGTCGTCACCAACGGCGTTATATACGCGGGAACCCCACGCCCGCTTTTACCACGCGTCGCCCCCTTACTTGACATACTAAAAAATCCTCCTAGTGTTGTAGTGAGCGTAGATCATCTCCCAGAGGAGTTGGTACCGACTTTTGCAGAGGTCAAGGAGAAGTTGGTGAGATGGGACGATTGGTTGGAtcaagaagatggtgagGTGAACTTTCTGAGGATGGGGTTCAATGAACCTATATGGATCCTATtctccagtggaacaaCAGGGAAACCCAAAGCTATCGTT CATCGTCAAGGCGGAATGCTCCTCGATTCTCTTCGTGAACACCATCTTGCGGGTGATATTTCCTCTTCCGACATCTTCTTCTACTACACCACCCCCGGCTGGATGATGTTCCAATATCTTATCTCTGGCTTGGCCACGGGCGCTACAATTGTACTGTATGAAGGGTCTCCGCTGAAACCGCCTTCTTACCTTTGGTCATTAATCGATGAGCTCGGTATCACTGTTTTTGGAACGAGCGCAAAGTGGATAGAGCAGGTGGAGAAACATTATCCTGAAGTAGGCAAGAATCACGATTTGAAAACTTTGAAACAGATTTTGAGTACGGGAAGCCCATTACCAGGGGGACTATTTGATTTCATATATGAAAAGGTGAAAAAAGATGTCTTGGTTGGCTCGGTGACAG GCGGCACGGACATCTGTTCAGTGTTTGCGGGCCGTAACACCTGTCTACCAGTCTTTCGGGGAGAGATACAATCGCGCATGTTGGGCTT CGCACTTGACACAGATAGCAACTCTGATCATCCAGGAGAGCTCATCTGCCACAAAGCCTTCCCAATCGAGCCGCTTGGATTCTGGCCTTTACCTGGATACGGGTTTGAGGATGCACAAGTGGAAGAGGCGAAAAAACGGTTTAAAGATAGTTATTTCAAAGGAGATAAAGGGATTTGGTACCATGGCGACTA TGTTCAGATAACACCATCTCGACTAGGAAACGGCGGGGGCCTGATCATGCTCGGCCGTTCTGACGGTGTTCTCAATCCTGGAGGTATCCGTTTCGGACCGACAGATATCTACTCTGTACTCGAAAACCCGACGTTTGCGAAAGAAGGCGTGGAGGAGACATTGGTGGTCGGATTGATGTGTGACGGTGGAGCGGATGAAAAAGTTGTTTTGTTTGTCAAG ATGCGAGAAGATAAGAAACTAGATCAAGATCTATTGACAACAATCAAGACCAGTATACGGATGGCCAGGAGTGCGAGGCATGTGCCAGCAAAG ATCATACAAGTGTCAGATATCCCTGTTACCCTCACTGGTAAACGGGTTGAAG TGCCCATTCGGAAGGTGATCAACGGTGCTCCTATAAATAGTATCAATCCTTCTACGTTGCGAAATCCGGAATGTCTGGAGGAGTACGCACAGATGGGTAAGAAGATGcgagaggaagaggggatgggTGCTGGTACATTTGCACAATGTTGA
- a CDS encoding Hypothetical protein (Similar to TIGR gene model, INSD accession AAW43704.1; CNE04910), which yields MMKPSPYLFPRLTPLLRHAPSYPPVIVHTTSAGKPTQTASEMDQATGPWWIHIHQNTIPTIQSEPTTASLNRATPSPPPLPEFENKKTGSRKSPLPPPTIAWYDYLTMI from the exons ATGATGAAGCCTTCCCCTTACCTCTTCCCTCGACTCACCCCTCTCCTTCGCCACGCCCCGTCCTACCCACCTGTCATCGTCCACACGACTTCTGCAGGTAAACCTACGCAGACTGCGAGTGAGATGGACCAAGCGACAGGGCCATGGTGGATCCATATTCATCAAAACACGATTCCTACCATT CAATCTGAACCTACGACAGCTTCTCTTAATCGAGCCACTCCTTCGCCACCTCCCCTTCCAGAGTTCGAAAATAAGAAGACAGGCTCGAGGAAgtctcctcttcctccacctACCATTGCATGGTACGACTATCTTACTATGATCTGA
- a CDS encoding Hypothetical protein (Similar to TIGR gene model, INSD accession AAW43706.1; CNE04940): MMMTSPLVQPHSRPISHTPSPTSSPKLVPVPSTMASISLPPSSSALSALPSTNTSQNTLNQSTPTRSFARGPQARPYGPPTLRKKELDGDTKRFAELVVETVEERRRLLLASSSPVSRGRTLEGEKGSIETVENVHLQDVHHEARNIERRGTQGRLMSSSWEAERADLIVDYPVWSPGCFQDLSTLQSLREKTLSHIHLLLSHLQNVHHIHATYRLLARSAVSFRTTNPSPFHHGWGCIRLAPCASQEQGRAGAKVRRASPVHARRPLSFSSERKMNDSAVIDSDDEDSSPQMSPRTTTADIKLREGFFNGSASGSEDEDEEEVADVVVAREIEKRGGKEGMAFLMTLFGQPAIILT, encoded by the exons ATGATGATGACCTCCCCTCTCGTTCAACCTCACTCTCGCCCCATTTCCCACACTCCTTCGCCAACTTCTTCGCCAAAGCTTGTACCAGTCCCGAGCACCATGGCGTCCATATCACTGCCCCCTTCATCGTCTGCTTTATCAGCACTTCCAAGCACCAATACCTCCCAGAATACCCTCAATCAAAGTACCCCTACTCGCAGCTTCGCCCGAGGACCTCAAGCAAGGCCTTATGGTCCCCCAACGTTGAGAAAAAAGGAACTTGATGGTGACACAAAGCGCTTCGCAGAGCTTGTCGTTGAGACAGTTGAGGAGCGACGGAGACTTTTACTGGCTTCTAGTTCCCCAGTCTCACGCGGGAGGACGCTCGAAGGCGAGAAGGGGTCGATCGAGACCGTCGAGAATGTACACTTACAAGATGTGCATCATGAAGCGAGAAACATTGAGAGACGGGGTACACAAGGCAGGTTGATGAGCAGTAGCTGGGAAGCGGAGAGGGCGGATCTTATTGTCGATTATCCAGTTTGGAGCCCCGGCTGCTTCCAAG ACCTCTCTACCCTTCAATCACTTCGCGAGAAGACGCTTTCTCACATCCACCTGCTCTTGTCTCACCTCCAGAACGTCCATCACATTCACGCGACCTACCGTCTTTTGGCACGATCTGCCGTGTCTTTCCGTACAACCAATCCCTCTCCTTTCCATCACGGCTGGGGCTGCATACGCCTGGCTCCGTGTGCCTCTCAGGAGCAGGGTCGAGCTGGTGCCAAGGTTCGACGTGCAAGCCCGGTTCACGCTCGCAGACCATTATCCTTTTCTTCAGAGCGGAAGATGAACGACAGCGCAGTCATCGACTCTGACGATGAAGACTCGTCTCCTCAGATGTCTCCGCGTACCACCACTGCTGACATCAAGCTAAGGGAAGGTTTTTTCAATGGAAGTGCAAGTGGAAGcgaggacgaggacgaggaggaagtCGCCGATGTTGTTGTTGCGCGGGAGATTGAGAAAAGGGGTGGAAAAGAGGG AATGGCCTTCTTGATGACCCTTTTTGGCCAGCCTGCAATCATCCTTACTTAA
- a CDS encoding Hypothetical protein (Similar to TIGR gene model, INSD accession AAW43709.1; CNE04950), with protein sequence MRIPHRRGVSRKLSHGQPREKKRQLVGGEEVPDVATTTTIRYGEVNTLQSKEGTGEVGESMANTIVASASATKEESASLSLLISGATTRASTADVQATAPLNTATTVSHALASNGQLGSSVTSMTSSISSSKGSSIIVNLTITGSEKGDRPTSSLTSAAMSTRSVTVTAATSLVSAVHPIQVNTFPSDFPVETQTMALVASAGRGYVFLPNDAFADSMLLFITFFFSFLILTIFAIKLDKCLNRRRGGGKKDQVIREEMRWAEGREILERKIIWQGKMGGGGNERREMRGSGLKIQT encoded by the exons ATGAGGATACCCCATCGACGCGGTGTCTCTCGGAAATTATCTCACGGTCAACCACGAGAAAAGAAGCGGCAGTTGGTGGGCGGAGAAGAGGTGCCGGACGTTGCAACGACGACTACAATTCGTTACGGAGAGGTCAATACCCTGCAAAGCAAAGAGGGTACTGGGGAAGTCGGGGAGAGTATGGCGAATACCATAGTAGCGAGTGCGTCTGCAACGAAAGAGGAGTCTGCGTCGCTGTCCCTATTGATAAGTGGTGCTACAACCAGAGCCAGCACTGCAGATGTCCAGGCTACCGCTCCCCTAAATACAGCTACAACAGTCAGTCATGCTTTAGCTAGCAATGGTCAATTAGGATCCAGTGTAACCTCTATGACGAGCTCTATATCATCAAGTAAAGGTAGCAGCATCATCGTCAATCTCACTATTACTGGTAGTGAAAAAGGCGATAGGCCAACATCATCGTTAACATCGGCCGCAATGAGCACTAGAAGCGTGACTGTCACCGCAGCCACTAGCCTTGTCAGTGCTGTACACCCCATTC AGGTGAACACCTTCCCCAGTGATTTCCCGGTGGAGACCCAAACCATGGCTTTGGTGGCTTCGGCAGGGCGCGGTTATGTCTTTCTGCCTAATGACGCCTTTGCCGATAGCA TGCTCCTATTTATaacattcttcttctccttcctcatcctcactATATTCGCTATCAAACTCGATAAATGTCTGAACAGGAGGCGGGGAGGGGGTAAGAAAGATCAGGTGATTAGGGAGGAGATGAGGTGGGCCGAAGGGAGGGAGATATTGGAGAGGAAAATCATTTGGCAGGGGAAGATGGGGGGCGGGGGGAA tgagaggagggagatgagagGAAGCGGCTTGAAGATCCAAACTTGA
- a CDS encoding Hypothetical protein (Similar to TIGR gene model, INSD accession AAW43870.1; CNE04920) codes for MSAKDYYGNQQQPYGQQYGGGYPQQGGYGGPPQQGGYYPPPPQQSYQQPGQYYPQPQPQPVYVQQPPQKSGGGGAGCCACLAGALCCCCAEELCCDMLF; via the exons ATGTCTGCCAAAGAC TACTACGGTAATCA ACAACAACCCTACGGCCAGCAATACGGCGGCGGCTACCCCCAACAAGGCGGATACGGTGGTCCTCCCCAACAGGGCGGATActatcctcctcctcctcag CAATCGTACCAACAGCCTGGTC AGTACTATCCTCAACCCCAGCCTCAGCCCGTATACGTCCAACAACCACCGCAGAAATCTGGTGGCGGTGGCGCAGGGTGTTGCGCTTG TCTTGCCGGAGCTCTCTGTTGTTGCTGCGCCGAAGAACTCTGTTGCGATATGTTGTTCTAA
- a CDS encoding Hypothetical Protein (Similar to TIGR gene model, INSD accession AAW43686.1~This gene has triplicated and diverged from upstream genes 6360W and 6370W.) — protein MSNARDHLQGFTIRVANPAQAELHARAGFAVWGRSQSWEEWWEVYKKERREARWGKDALITWVLVRNDDPEGDMYAGCETYRRKGWVKHQGASDIEEGYVYGIASVVTPKHHLRFATRLLCLLHRHIAPADTLPPIPDSWGKDQPLISLPEEVSSRLPKAIGSVLWSDVGSKFYSRCSMGAERPGWLVEDAPNTELVWKIFHPVAGSTEGFNWLFEEDLEEIGQILSESTQERLRKTDTSRRAYFVQDPSTPGALSFAPIKGSWIEKAPSPLPVGIRIKSPSGKPSDDAIVIFAITCPSIGKRFLITHISNLDSHQLPFVLQAFDTLATDAGHEEGWVWDISLSSNLVHAWQQLPDREVKVGRRQEMNGHLLGAAWYGPEEEKGTLLEGQMWSWC, from the exons ATGTCCAACGCTCGCGATCACCTCCAAGGATTTACTATTAGAGTTGCCAATCCGGCTCAGGCCGAGCTGCATGCCCGGGCTGGATTTGCCGTGTGGGGCAGGAGCCAGTCGTGGGAA GAGTGGTGGGAGGTTTAcaagaaagaaagaagggaagCTCGGTGGGGTAAAGATGCTTTAATCACTTG GGTGCTCGTTCGAAACGATGATCCTGAAGGAGACATGTATGCCGGGTGTGAAAC GTACCGACGCAAGGGCTGGGTAAAGCACCAAGGCGCCAGTGACATTGAGGAAGGATACGTGTACGGTATTGCTTCAGTGGTGACACCAAAGCATCATCTTC GTTTCGCAACTCGTCTCCTCTGCTTGCTCCACCGCCATATCGCCCCTGCCGATACACTTCCACCCATCCCCGATTCTTGGGGCAAAGACCAACCGCTGATTTCATTGCCCGAGGAAGTGTCTTCCCGTCTTCCGAAAGCTATCGGATCTGTGCTCTGGTCCGATGTCGGCTCCAAATTCTATTCGCGTTGCTCTATGGGCGCTGAACGACCTGGCTGGCTCGTTGAAGATGCCCCAAATACTGAATTGGTATGGAAGATTTTCCATCCTGTGGCAGGTTCTACGGAAGGTTTCAACTGGCTttttgaagaagatttgGAAGAGATTGGTCAAATTCTCTCTGAGAGCACGCAGGAAAGGTTGAGGAAGACCGATACCTCTCGTAGGGCATACTTTGTACAAGATCCATCAACTCCAGGTGCTCTTTCTTTCGCGCCTATCAAAGGCTCTTGGATAGAAAAGGCCCCCTCCCCGTTGCCTGTCGGCATTCGCATCAAATCACCTTCCGGCAAGCCATCAGACGACGCCATCGTTATTTTCGCCATTACCTGTCCCTCCATCGGCAAACGTTTTCTCATTACACATATTTCCAATCTTGATTCCCACCAGCTACCCTTTGTTCTGCAGGCGTTTGACACGCTTGCTACCGATGCGGGCCACGAAGAAGGCTGGGTTTGGGATATCAGTTTGTCAAGTAATCTAGTGCATGCTTGGCAGCAGTTGCCTGATAGGGAAGTGAAGGTCGGACGAAGGCAGGAAATGAACGGGCATTTGTTGGGTGCGGCGTGGTATGGGCccgaggaggaaaaggggACCTTGCTTGAAGGTCAGATGTGGAGCTGGTGCTGA
- a CDS encoding Hypothetical Protein (Similar to TIGR gene model, INSD accession AAW43871.1), with protein MSSFKQHKQSELVLPLDSLLQVHDHIVHHLSFIAPLKTLTLSKYYYRHTIPILYHTVPITSKSLYGLLWSVHKDARARTLKAFSNTRVIRLINLDSILTYHHLSMTDPKLSETPEEYNNLLSNVRRIEFMWEASVSPFYTLYNQAYPNQPAYRATIQRLVPSPCEELVVHLKNNDGLSGGDLDFKREISEMLKHHSSNTLTIILHLDLLPTLSYYHLLEACACCWKEGKLQRVIINLSDADHFSPSSSPGSDFCRLLYAVISKFNSHHLDNILDNSVQEFVVNILEIYIPRADNVQEYLKAWDLKSHRENRIEGAVKISELEKDVVEEYTSEFLPLSVQHPR; from the coding sequence ATGTCTTCGTTCAAACAGCACAAGCAATCGGAGCTGGTTCTCCCCCTCGATTCTCTCCTCCAAGTGCACGACCACATCGTCCACCATCTGTCGTTCATTGCACCACTCAAAACTCTCACACTTTCAAAGTACTATTATCGACATACCATACCCATTCTTTATCACACTGTTCCTATCACCTCCAAGTCACTCTATGGGCTCCTATGGAGCGTCCACAAAGATGCAAGGGCTCGGACGCTGAAAGCCTTTTCGAACACACGCGTCATCCGACTAATCAATCTAGATAGCATTTTGACCTATCACCATCTATCCATGACCGATCCCAAACTTTCAGAGACTCCTGAAGAGTACAATAACCTCCTCTCCAACGTTAGGCGCATCGAATTCATGTGGGAAGCCTCCGTCTCTCCGTTTTACACGCTCTACAATCAGGCATATCCTAATCAGCCTGCATACAGAGCCACTATCCAAAGGCTTGTCCCTAGCCCATGCGAAGAGCTTGTGGTCCACCTCAAGAATAACGACGGCTTGTCAGGTGGAGACTTGGACTTCAAACGAGAAATTTCAGAAATGCTCAAGCACCATTCGTCCAACACCTTGACGATCATCCTTCACCTAGACCTGCTACCAACGCTTTCATATTACCACTTGCTCGAAGCATGTGCATGCTGCTGGAAAGAGGGAAAGTTACAAAGGGTTATTATCAATCTGAGTGATGCCGATCATTTTTCCCCCAGTTCATCGCCAGGCAGCGATTTTTGCCGCTTGTTATATGCTGTTATTTCCAAGTTCAACAGCCATCATCTTGACAATATACTGGACAACTCAGTTCAAGAGTTTGTGGTGAATATTTTGGAAATATATATTCCTAGGGCCGATAACGTCCAGGAATACCTGAAGGCTTGGGACCTAAAGTCTCACAGGGAAAATAGAATTGAAGGAGCTGTCAAGATCTCCGAATTGGAAAAGGATGTCGTGGAGGAATATACCTCTGAATTCCTACCTCTTAGCGTCCAACATCCGAGGTAG
- a CDS encoding mRNA polyadenylation-related protein, putative (Similar to TIGR gene model, INSD accession AAW43699.1) — protein sequence MSNERGRGRGGNRGGRGGMEGGSARRGAWRNGPPSAGSFPHSRGGSPALGQSPTPRMSINDHMHDLKIVQGERKGFQTDTDISRTAGPVERELQPWVPDGPSPQPQSNGGTGNADFETFGTSNNITWDQFETNERLFGTKTDFKEELYTTKLNKSGPDFHKREKEADRLAKQIMGQTSKNAHIAEERGQTIDNRDEEEKYSGVSRAPNAYVPPSARRAMGQSSTTLHPNPATESKTNGSASVPAKSPSPAALPTTETVHPVPERRISDDPIGSKVEAPAMKVTGTTIRPITESAEVAVNGASSIAETKPELSGVVNEWRQFVGTEREKVEAKKQSVLKSEKEKQLADFKKFQANFKVPLPLPKDILPILSKDEAKQKDIEAKATSALQAAKERKSSIAKDSPAKTPAILSSVKTDAPKPAPPKKIVMKIPEIPPFNPAKRKAPAVPVPVSATKDIKVITSPTPSNGSLASQATKLNPTASTFVFKPRADAAPFRPGQSSVSPSIAPHQPSAGPSNVSASPAAQKGNVFFRDKLPEKTHINAREDFNPWRHGPVPRPNTVGTGWPYPGRKVGVPPPFMSPAAPQQMQMQFEDDPTSPSPHPAQPAMMPGMAPNYPPYGRFQPGMPPPYGVPGGMQNPMFSPGPQFSPHPGQPMGQPPQHMMPGGPQPNMPMYFQNGMPQNPAYLPPQMQQFPHNPQRPGPGPGPGPGPGPGGPQMFYPNQMPPMPHQTPLQQHPAAFSGPSPAQPQFQHQHQHQHPHPHQQAPPPPPVQMSPAHSGPGGPGGVVTGGPQQNGQTQG from the exons ATGTCTAACGAGCGCGGACGAGGACGAGGCGGGAACCGCGGTGGGCGAGGAGGTATGGAAGGAGGTTCAGCCAG GCGAGGTGCTTGGCGCAACGGTCCTCCTTCTGCAGGTAGTTTCCCGCACTCTCGCGGGGGGTCGCCTGCCTTGGGCCAGAGCCCGACTCCTAGAATGAGCATCAACGACCATATGCACGATCTCAAGATTGTCCAAGGTGAGCGTAAAGGCTTCCAAACCGATACCGACATCTCCCGAACCGCCGGCCCTGTCGAGCGCGAACTTCAACCTTGGGTCCCTGACGGTCCTTCACCTCAGCCACAGTCTAACGGTGGGACCGGAAACGCAGACTTTGAGACGTTTGGCACATCCAACAACATCACATGGGATCAGTTTGAAACCAATGAGAGGTTGTTTGGTACCAAGACGGATTTCAAGGAGGAGCTGTATACCACAAAGTTGAACAAGTCCGGACCCGATTTCCATaagagggagaaggaagcgGACAGGTTGGCCAAGCAGATCATGGGG CAAACGAGTAAGAATGCGCATATTGCAGAAGAGCGAGGTCAGACGATCGACAATCGggacgaagaggaaaagTACTCTGGCGTCAGTCGCGCTCCTAACGCATATGTTCCTCCAAGTGCTCGACGTGCTATGGGCCAAAGCTCTACCACCCTTCATCCTAATCCTGCTACCGAGTCCAAGACCAACGGCAGCGCCTCGGTCCCCGCCAAGTCACCTTCCCCTGCGGCTCTCCCTACCACTGAAACCGTTCATCCTGTTCCCGAACGAAGAATCAGTGATGACCCTATTGGGAGCAAGGTAGAAGCTCCGGCTATGAAGGTTACTGGTACGACTATCAGGCCCATTACCGAAAGCGCCGAGGTAGCAGTCAATGGCGCAAGCTCGATTGCAGAGACAAAGCCGGAATTGAGCGGTGTAGTCAACGAGTGGAGGCAGTTTGTTGGGACAGAGCGAGAAAAAGTCGAGGCGAAGAAGCAATCGGTCCTCAAGTCTGAGAAGGAAAAGCAACTTGCAGACTTTAAAAAGTTCCAAGCTAACTTCAAGGTGCCCCTCCCTTTGCCCAAAGATATCTTACCTATCCTCTCAAAGGACGAGGCAAAGCAGAAGGATATCGAGGCGAAGGCTACCAGTGCCCTTCAAGCAGCAAAGGAACGCAAGTCATCCATCGCGAAAGACTCACCTGCTAAAACCCCTGCTATCCTGAGCTCCGTGAAGACCGATGCACCCAAACCGGCTCCGCCGAAGAAGATTGTGATGAAGATTCCAGAGATCCCACCGTTCAACCCCGCCAAGCGGAAGGCCCCCGCTGTACCCGTACCAGTGTCTGCCACAAAGGATATAAAAGTCATTACTTCCCCTACACCTTCCAACGGCAGTCTTGCATCCCAAGCCACTAAGCTTAACCCTACCGCGAGCACATTCGTATTTAAACCTCGGGCTGACGCTGCTCCCTTCAGACCTGGTCAATCTTCCGTTAGCCCCTCTATCGCCCCTCATCAACCCTCTGCTGGACCGTCGAATGTTAGCGCCAGCCCTGCGGCCCAGAAAGGAAATGTATTCTTCCGAGACAAGCTTCCCGAGAAAACACACATCAATGCAAGAGAGGATTTCAACCCCTGGAGACATGGACCTGTGCCGCGTCCCAACACTGTTGGGACCGGATGGCCTTACCCTGGTAGAAAAGTCGGCGTGCCTCCACCCTTTATGAGCCCCGCAGCTCCGCAGCAGATGCAGATGCAGTTTGAAGACGATCCGACTTCACCTTCACCTCACCCGGCTCAACCCGCTATGATGCCTGGAATGGCCCCCAACTACCCTCCTTATGGTCGTTTCCAA CCGGGGATGCCTCCACCATACGGCGTCCCAGGGGGTATGCAGAACCCCATGTTCTCTCCCGGTCCTCAATTCTCTCCTCACCCAGGACAGCCGATGGGTCAACCCCCTCAGCATATGATGCCCGGCGGACCTCAACCTAATATGCCAATGTACTTCCAGAACGGCATGCCTC AAAATCCTGCTTACCTCCCTCCTCAGATGCAACAATTCCCTCATAATCCCCAACGTCCTGGTCCTGGTCCTGGTCCTGGTCCTGGCCCAGGACCGGGTGGTCCGCAGATGTTCTACCCTAACCAAATGCCTCCTATGCCGCACCAGACTCCCT TACAACAACACCCTGCCGCTTTCTCTGGTCCTTCTCCCGCTCAACCGCAGTTCCAGCACCAGCACCAGCATCAACACCCTCACCCTCACCAACAAGCTCCCCCGCCACCACCTGTACAAATGTCACCAGCCCACTCTGGGCCCGGTGGACCGGGCGGTGTGGTAACAGGTGGTCCTCAGCAGAATGGACAGACGCAGGGATAG